AACAGGCGTCGAGCGAAAAGCTGCGATGCTGCTGCGTTCAGCGCGCTTGCAGCAGCGATGGATCGAGCGGCGGGAGCCGGTTCGGATCGAACGGCGCGAGGTCCACATCGCGCGTTGTGCCCTCGGCGATCAGCTGTGCCATGGCTTCCCCCGTCGCGGGCGCATTGAGGATGCCCCAGACATTATGTCCGGTCGCAACATAAAGACCTTCGCTCTGCGGCACCCTGCCGATCAGCGGCAAGCCGTCCTGGGTCACGGGACGAAAGCAGGCCTGTTGCGCGATGATCTTCGCAGGGGTGAACAAGGGCGAGAGCCGCACGGACATGGCTTGCAGTCGCGCGATCGCGTCGCTGTCTGGCGTCACGGCTGCCGGATCGAGCGGCAGCGGCGCGATGTCGGACAAGGCCGTGATATGCGTGCTGCCGTCGGCGCGTGGGAAGACCTCGATCGAGACGGCGCCGCCGTCGTCCTCCTGCTCCAGGAACAAGGCATCGGCCGGCACGTTGGGACCGAGATCGTAGACGATGCTCGGGCTGCGCTGGCCATAGACAGCGGGCAGGCTCATCCATTGTGCTGCGAGGAGCGACCACGGTCCCATCGCGACCACGACGGCATCGGCCGCGATGGTGGCGCCATCGACCGCGACGCCTTTCGCACGCGTGCCGTCCGCATCACGCTCGATGCCGGTGATGCGGCCGAAGCGAAGCTCGGCGCCTAGCGCGAGGGCGGCGTTCATCACCGCCGACGTGAACTTGTGGGGATGCGCGATCGCGGTCGTCTGCGGCGTGCCGATCCGCTGCGCGATGACGACGCCGTCGCTGAGCCAGCTCAGCGCGGACGGCGCAGTCCGGCGCGCATCGCCGGCGGACGCAACGAAGCCGCTATACGCGCTCATCGGGCGATAACCCCAGTCGCCTGCGATCTCGTCCGGCAGTTGCGCGTGAAGCGTAAAACTGCGGCGCGCCAGCGCATCGAGCGGCGAGCCCGCACACCAGTCGCGCGCCAGGAAGCCGCCGGCCTTGCCCGATGCGGCGGCTGCGACCTCGGTCCGCTCGACGACGATGACGTCGATGCCATGGCGGCGAAGAAAATACGCCGTGCAGGCTCCAATCACGCCGCCGCCGCAGATCACAACACGCATGGCTTGTTCCTTGACGGTCTCTTTTGCATCGAAAGGACTATCCAAACAATTCGGCGCCGGCGAGGCACGCCGGCGCCGCGTTGGAGTTGCGCGCTGCCTCAGCCCGGCCCGGCGCCTTGCGTTGCCGTATACACCGCATAGAGCGACTGGCTCGCGGCCATGAACAGGCGGTTGCGCTTGGGGCCGCCGAAGGTGATGTTGCCACAGACCTCCGGCAGGCGAATGCGGCCCAGCAGCTTGCCCTCCGGCGACCACACCGTGACGCCGTTATAGCCGACGGCGCGGCCGGCATTGCTGGAGGCCCAGAGATTGCCGTTGACGTCGCAGCGCAGGCCGTCCGGTCCGCACTTCACGCCGTCGATCACGCAATCGCTGAACCTCTTGACGTTGGACAGCTTGTTGTCCGTGCCAACGTCGGCCACGAAAATCTCGCCCTTGCCGCCGGGACCGGTGTCGCCCGGTCCCTTGCCGGTCGAGGCGATGTAGAGCTTCTTGAAATCGGGCGAGAAGCACAAGCCGTTCGGGTCGGGCACCTGCTCCTCGGTGACGACGAGGTCGATGCGGCCCGAGGGATCGATGCGATAGCAATTGGTCGGCAGCTCGCGCTTGCCCGGCGCGAAGCCGGCCGGCTGTCCGATCCGCGGATTGAGCTTGCCGCTCGTATTGCTCGGGCCGCCCGGACCATCGGGCTCGCCTTCATAGAGCTGCCCGCCATAGGGCGGGTCGGTGAACCAATAGCTGCCGTCGGGATGCGCCGCGATGTCGTTCGGCGAGTTCAGCCGCTTGCCCTGATAGGAATCGGCGAGCACGGTCGCGGTGCCGTCATGCTCGTAGCGTGTCACCCGGCGCGTCAGATGCTCGCAGGAGAGCTGGCGGCCCTGGAAGTCGAACGAGTTGCCGTTGGAATTGTTGGAGGGCGAGCGGAACACGCTGACATGGCCGTCGTCCTCGCTCCAGCGCATCTGCCGGTTGTTGGGAATGTCGCTCCACAGCAGATACCGTCCTTGCGCGCTCCAGGCCGGACCTTCGGCCCACAACAGGCCGGTGTACAGGCGCTTGATCGCGGTGTTGGGCTGGGCGAGATCGTTGAAGGATGGATCGACCGCGAGGATGTCGGGGTCCCAGAAATAGGTGGTCGGCGCACCGCGGGGGCTGAAATCGCGCGGTGGGGTGGTGATTGTCGTTGGTGGTGCGGCTGGTCCCGTCTGCGCCAGCGCGGAGCCGGTTGCAGCCGCAGTGGCCACGGCACCGAATGCAAGTCCCTGAACAAGCGTTCGTCGTGAAAGCGCAGCATCCCGGTCACGCTGCTCGTGGTCACGAGCCTCTTGGCGTGTCATCGCGTCCTCCCGATCATGTTCGGCTGGCCGGTTGATCCGGCCGAGCAGGAGCGGAGGTTAATGCGGTCCGCAGTCAGTTGCGAGAGCCGGTTTTGCATGCTTTGGGCGATTGCGGGGGCGATGTCGTGATTTCGTCGCAAGTCTGTCTAAAACGCCGGCAGCGCCGCGCAGGAAACCTGCATATGGTTGCTCGCAACATGTGAACGACTATTCGTTCTCCTCAGAAAGATTCCGCGAACACGGCCTCCGGCATTTCAAGCCTTGATTTCGAACTTATTGCCGCGCACAAAATGTCCCGGGGCGCAGGTCGGAGTTGGTCGTGGGTGGCGTTGTCATATTGATCGTATTGCTCGGGATCGCGTTCGCGGCCGGCTATTTCACGCGCGACCAGATCTCCCGCAAGCGACATGCGCAGGCGCGCCGCATGCGCGGCTATGCAAAGCCGGACTGGGACCGCGCCACCGCGCCCGCCAACACCAATGAGATATCGAGCACCAGGCCGGCAGCGCCCGTGGCCACCGGCGAGCTCGGCCAGATGCTGAACCGCTGGGAGACCCGGGCTCGCGCTCGCCGCGCGGGATAGCCTGACGTCGCCCCTTGCTCGCAATCGCGGAGGCCACCGCGAGCGCCAATCCATCACCGTTACCCTGAGGTGCGCGTTCGGTGGCGCGCCTGCGACGCTGAACGTGCCTCGAAGGATGACGGAGTTGGGGGGCACGAGCCGGAACGCCTGGGCGCCCGCAATCAGGTCAGCTCCCCTGACCATCTTTTGGCGTTGCAGTTGCGCC
This is a stretch of genomic DNA from Bradyrhizobium sp. CB2312. It encodes these proteins:
- a CDS encoding FAD-dependent oxidoreductase, whose translation is MRVVICGGGVIGACTAYFLRRHGIDVIVVERTEVAAAASGKAGGFLARDWCAGSPLDALARRSFTLHAQLPDEIAGDWGYRPMSAYSGFVASAGDARRTAPSALSWLSDGVVIAQRIGTPQTTAIAHPHKFTSAVMNAALALGAELRFGRITGIERDADGTRAKGVAVDGATIAADAVVVAMGPWSLLAAQWMSLPAVYGQRSPSIVYDLGPNVPADALFLEQEDDGGAVSIEVFPRADGSTHITALSDIAPLPLDPAAVTPDSDAIARLQAMSVRLSPLFTPAKIIAQQACFRPVTQDGLPLIGRVPQSEGLYVATGHNVWGILNAPATGEAMAQLIAEGTTRDVDLAPFDPNRLPPLDPSLLQAR
- a CDS encoding SMP-30/gluconolactonase/LRE family protein — its product is MTRQEARDHEQRDRDAALSRRTLVQGLAFGAVATAAATGSALAQTGPAAPPTTITTPPRDFSPRGAPTTYFWDPDILAVDPSFNDLAQPNTAIKRLYTGLLWAEGPAWSAQGRYLLWSDIPNNRQMRWSEDDGHVSVFRSPSNNSNGNSFDFQGRQLSCEHLTRRVTRYEHDGTATVLADSYQGKRLNSPNDIAAHPDGSYWFTDPPYGGQLYEGEPDGPGGPSNTSGKLNPRIGQPAGFAPGKRELPTNCYRIDPSGRIDLVVTEEQVPDPNGLCFSPDFKKLYIASTGKGPGDTGPGGKGEIFVADVGTDNKLSNVKRFSDCVIDGVKCGPDGLRCDVNGNLWASSNAGRAVGYNGVTVWSPEGKLLGRIRLPEVCGNITFGGPKRNRLFMAASQSLYAVYTATQGAGPG